Genomic DNA from Leptospiraceae bacterium:
GAATATTCTAAAAGTCCGAGGCTATTATAGGCGGTGCCGACTGAATTATGGAGACGACCCAGATGCTTGATTTTAATTTCCAGGCTTTTTTGTAGGTAATGCTCCGCACGGTTGTAGTTTGCGAGCTTTTCATAGGCAAGACCGATATTGTTGTAGGTAACTGCATAGTAAATATGGTCATTGTCCAGATTATACAACATTAATTTCTCGGCTTTAAAATAGAAATTTAGTGCTTTTTGGTAATTGCCCAGTTCATAATGTACGAGACCCATCAGGGTATAGGGATCAATCAGGTCAAAACCGCTACTTCCAAAGTATTGTTTTGCCAATTTGAGAGCTTTTTGAGCATTTAACAGGGCATCTTTTAAATGGAATCTTTCTAATTGAATTTGGGAGAGGCTATAGCTGTGTTTGTATTCCTGTTGTAAGGCGATTCTATCCAGGTTTTCTCTGTAGGAGTATAGGGGGAGGGTAATGATAAATAAAAATGCAATGATATAGATTTTAAAAATAAATTTATACAAACTCAGGTTCCTCTCTTTGTTATCTGACGGAAAAATGCCCTGTTATATGTCCATGTTCGGAGAAAGAGACGTGTTTTGTAAAGAGAAAAATACAGTTCAGGCTATTTTTCCCTCAAAGGAGCTCTGAGGGCTCGAAAGTGCGGACAGGGCCTTTGTCGATTCCCTTATAGGGATTTCTTTTTCTGCTTGCTTACTAAAAAGTTCCCGGTACCCTGTTTTTAAATATGCAAATAGATCAAAACTCTCCGGATGTTTTTTTGGCTTTGTTGTGGGAATATGATAAAAAGCTTCAGACTGAATACAGGCTGGAGAAATATGAAAAAATGTCCCTATCCCCCTATAATTTTCTTCGGGGGACTGCCCTTCATTTCTATGATTTTCACCGGGAACGCTTATTGCAATCTGAATTTTATTCAGTGGCTACCGAAACCTTCATACAGGGAGATCTGCACCTGAGTAATTATGGAGCTTTTTTAAACTCTGCCGGTGAAATTGTATATGATCTGAATGATTTTGATGAGGCAAGTATCCAATCCTATCTTTATGATGTTTGGAGGCTTGGAAGCTGCGTTCTGATAGCAGGCAGGCATAATTTTTTTACAGAAGAAGAATTGTCTGAACTGTTAGAAGAAACTTTAGAGTCTTATCTTGATTCGATTGAGAATTTTAGAAAAGAAGAGGCCATAGAATTTCGGATTCAGAAAGAAAATGCAGATGGTAAGTTGGATGAGTTTTTAGAATCTGTCGAAAAGAAAAAATCAAGAAAAAAGATGTTGGAACTCTGGACAGGAATTTCTAAGGGTGAGGCTAAATTTTTGTCGGAAAGTGAAAAGCCCGAACTTCAATCTCTTAGTTCAGACTTACTTAAACAAATTAAAGAAGCGATAGAAGTTTATTGCTGTTCTTTAGAAAAAGAACCGGGAGAAAGAAAAGACTATTTTACTGTTTTGGATGCTGCTCAAAGGCTGGGTTCAGGGATTGGTTCTTACGGAACAAACAGATACTATGTCTTAATACGGGGAGAAAGAGGAGGGGATACATGCAGGATTTTAGATATAAAAGAACAGGCTTTTCCTACGATTTATTCTTTTTTGAGTAGGGATGAACAGGATAAATTTAAGAAAATGTTTCCGATTCAAGGTAAACGTGTAATTGAGGCTGAAAAATCCATATTGTATCGTGCTGATAAACATCTCGGCTACATCCAGCTTAATGAAAAGTCATTTTCTGTTAGAGAACGTTCTCCGTATAAGGAATCACTTGAAATCGAAAAATTAGATACAGTCAAGAAATTCGAGAAATTAGTAAAACAATGGACTAAAATATTAGCAGCTTCGCATGTTAGAGGAAGCTTACCTATTGGGAATCGAAACTTTCACCAGGAACTTACGAAACTAATCGATGGGAATCATAAAGAATTTCGAGCTGAGGCGGGAAGGATTTGTAAAGATTATGCAGAAAAGCTTTTTCGTGATTATGGATTTTTCTGCGATAATTGGAAAAAGTTATTGCAGGAGTCTTAGTCTTTTCTGAAAGCAGGCGAGAAAAGTCTCTCGCCTGAGCGTAAAAGTAGTGAATATTAAATTATTTTTTGCAGGTCAACATTGCCTGAAGATCTTTTGCATTGTTCATACATTCCAGATCCATTTTACCATTTTTGCAGGCATCCATAAGTCCTGGTTCTGCCTGAGTTTTTAAAGTAGCAAATTGTGCTTTTTGTTCCTCCGGAATAGAAGACTCAATAGCAGCAAAAACTTTGTCAAGTGCAGGTTTACATTCAGCACTGGTTTTTGATTCTTTGTTACAATTAACCAGAGCAAAAGAAAGCGTTAGTGCGATTACAGCGATTTGTTTTTTCATAGTGTTACCTCTTCATTTTTTTGCATGCCTGTACATCTGTTAACTTTTCCACTTTTTGCAGGCAGGACAGCTCGTACTCTCCGCTTCTGCATTCCTTTTCCATCATCGACAGTAAGGAATCTTTGAGATTCATTAATTGATCTTGTTTTTCTTTATCCGATTCCTGAAGTATTATCAGGAATACTTTTTTTACCGGTCCCTTACACTCTTTTTTGGAGTGTTTTGTGGGGCTACAGCTAACCAATAGGGATAAAAAATAAAAAACCAGTAGCAAAACCTTCATAGATTCCAACAGGCAAGCCCTTATATGCTAAGATTTTACTACTATTTTTAAAGCCCTTTTTACGCCAAGCTTTTTTTGTTAGCTAATTTATAAGAAAGAGATAGTATAATCAGTAAGATTCTGTAATTGTATATAAGAATATGTTATAATTCTTATATGAATCTGGTATTGAGGTTTTAGAAAAATAACGGATAACTTTAATCGTAAGCGAGCCATTGGTGACTCACTCAGTGACCGAAAAAGATGAGGGTCTACGATAACAGTATCCGTTATAATTCTTGCCTATCAGGGTTTTGCTTTTACTTCCACTTCCGGTAAGGTAGAACGCAGGTAACCGCTTTCTAAAACTTTTTTCTGTCCTTCTTCCGAAAGAATGTAGGATGTGAAGTCGCTTACCTTGAATTCATTTGTTTTGTGGTACAAAAAGTATAAGCCTCTAGAAAGCTTATATTTTCTATCAAATACATTTTTAGGGGTGGGTAATACATAGTCATCTTTTTCTTGTTTTGCATAAGCCAGGCCCTTAATTTTTGAAGAATTTTCCATCAAGCTTCCCATACCCATAAATCCTACCGCACCTGGATTCTGATAGATGAATGCGGCCATCTCTGTATTGTCTTTTACGATTTTGGCAGAATCTACAAAAATAGTGTTGATATTTTTTTTATATTCTTCTGCTCCGAGGTCTTTTTTATGTAAAACATGCTCTCGAAAAAAATGGGCTGTGCCGGAATTATCATTTCTGATAACCGGGATGATTTTTAAATCTCCTCCGCCGATCTCTTTCCAATTTTTCACTTTACCGGTAAAGATGTTATGAACCTGATCAAGAAAGATTTGTTTGAGTTTGTTTTCCGGATGTACAACAATAGCTGCACCATCATAAGCTATTAGAATTTTTTCTATTTCACCTCCTTTTTCCAATTCAGGTAGGTCTTTATCAGAAAGTTCTCTGGAAATAGCCGCAATACTGATTTTTCCTTCTTTCAAGGCTTTTATACCTGAATTAGACCCCCCACCTTCGATTTCGATAAGAAATTTTTCTTGCTTCTTGTTATAAGATTTGGCCAGGAAATCAAGCATATGGTGCATGGTTTCAGAACCTTTTACCTTTAACCTGGTAGGGAAGGATTCTTTCTGGCAATGAAATAAGAATCCAAGGCTTAAGAATAATATTGTAATTTTTGTAATCATTTAGTCTCCTCACAGCAAAACTAATTACCCTTTTTTGCACTGAATTACAGAAAGCAAGTTGTAAAAGGAGAAGTATTATTACGTTTTAATTACAAACCTGAAGAGAATAAGATGACTCAAATTATGTCCGACTTAAAAAGGATGGAAACATTAAAAGTTAACGAAGCTCTGATTTGTAGTTTATCCTTCAAGATAAGCCAGAACAATGTCTTCTTCGGGGATGCCTTTATCATTCAATAGGTGTCCGAGAGAAAGTTCAGTATTATCTTCCTGGATCCATATTTTATTAGCTTTTAAATTAATATGAAAGATGCAATCGTGGATTCTGCTATCTTCTGTCCAGCCCACAGAAAATAAAACATAATGACCGTTCTTCTCATCGATTACTTTTTGAAATTCAATTCGTCCGTCTCCTTCCGGTATTTTACCATCATAGGAGTTTAGAATTTCTGCAATTGCTAATTTATAAATATCTAATTTACTCATTACTTACTATTTCCTGTTCTTTATTATCCTGTTCTCTTGCTCTCTTTCGATATTTTCTTTTTTATTATGACTGTTGTCAATTCCCATTTTGAAAAAGTAACAGGAGAATAGATAAATTACGCTTATCAACTAAATGTTTTTTCATTTTCAGGTCATTCATTTTGAAAGTTTTTTACTACCAAGAAAGAGCTTAGAATATTTCCTGTTTTTCTATGGGAAAAAAAGCTCTTATACTTTCCGGTGGAGGAGCCAGAGGTGCATACCAGGCGGGAGTTTTTCGTTATCTCGAAGAGATGGGTTTTGTTCCGGACATCGTCTGCGGCACTTCTGTGGGCGCCATAAATGCCTGTGGAATTGCTTCCGGCATGGACTCGGAAAAATTATCCGAACTCTGGAGAACTCTGGATCGGAAAAAGGTAATGAAAACCGGTTTTCGTAGAACTTTTCGAAGCCTTTTTCGGAGAAAATTTCATCCTATGGCC
This window encodes:
- a CDS encoding DUF2252 family protein; amino-acid sequence: MQIDQNSPDVFLALLWEYDKKLQTEYRLEKYEKMSLSPYNFLRGTALHFYDFHRERLLQSEFYSVATETFIQGDLHLSNYGAFLNSAGEIVYDLNDFDEASIQSYLYDVWRLGSCVLIAGRHNFFTEEELSELLEETLESYLDSIENFRKEEAIEFRIQKENADGKLDEFLESVEKKKSRKKMLELWTGISKGEAKFLSESEKPELQSLSSDLLKQIKEAIEVYCCSLEKEPGERKDYFTVLDAAQRLGSGIGSYGTNRYYVLIRGERGGDTCRILDIKEQAFPTIYSFLSRDEQDKFKKMFPIQGKRVIEAEKSILYRADKHLGYIQLNEKSFSVRERSPYKESLEIEKLDTVKKFEKLVKQWTKILAASHVRGSLPIGNRNFHQELTKLIDGNHKEFRAEAGRICKDYAEKLFRDYGFFCDNWKKLLQES
- a CDS encoding TIGR04454 family lipoprotein; this encodes MKKQIAVIALTLSFALVNCNKESKTSAECKPALDKVFAAIESSIPEEQKAQFATLKTQAEPGLMDACKNGKMDLECMNNAKDLQAMLTCKK
- a CDS encoding TIGR04454 family lipoprotein, with the translated sequence MKVLLLVFYFLSLLVSCSPTKHSKKECKGPVKKVFLIILQESDKEKQDQLMNLKDSLLSMMEKECRSGEYELSCLQKVEKLTDVQACKKMKR
- a CDS encoding phosphate ABC transporter substrate-binding protein; the protein is MITKITILFLSLGFLFHCQKESFPTRLKVKGSETMHHMLDFLAKSYNKKQEKFLIEIEGGGSNSGIKALKEGKISIAAISRELSDKDLPELEKGGEIEKILIAYDGAAIVVHPENKLKQIFLDQVHNIFTGKVKNWKEIGGGDLKIIPVIRNDNSGTAHFFREHVLHKKDLGAEEYKKNINTIFVDSAKIVKDNTEMAAFIYQNPGAVGFMGMGSLMENSSKIKGLAYAKQEKDDYVLPTPKNVFDRKYKLSRGLYFLYHKTNEFKVSDFTSYILSEEGQKKVLESGYLRSTLPEVEVKAKP
- a CDS encoding XisI protein, translating into MSKLDIYKLAIAEILNSYDGKIPEGDGRIEFQKVIDEKNGHYVLFSVGWTEDSRIHDCIFHINLKANKIWIQEDNTELSLGHLLNDKGIPEEDIVLAYLEG